The proteins below are encoded in one region of Juglans microcarpa x Juglans regia isolate MS1-56 chromosome 4D, Jm3101_v1.0, whole genome shotgun sequence:
- the LOC121259911 gene encoding aspartyl protease AED3 — translation MDLRIATLFIFSLLISTNRAFDPCASQSDGSDISVFPTYGKCSPFEPPKADSWVNTVMKMASKDPERVKYLASLGSQKKVVSAPIASGQQLFNLANYVVRVQLGTPGQTMFMVLDTSNDAAWVPCAGCTGCSNTAFSTNTSSTYGSLDCSVPQCSQVRGLSCPETGSVPCLFNQSYGGDSSFTATLVQDSLGLGADVVPNYHFGCISSVSGGSIPPQGLLGLGRGPLSLLSQSGSLYSGVFSYCLPSFKSYYFSGSLKLGPASQPKNIRTTPLLRNPHRSSLYYLNLTGISIGRVLVPIAPEHLAFDPITGAGTIIDSGTVVTRFVEPIYTAIRDEFRKQVKGPFSTLGVFDTCFAATSEAVAPRVTFHFTGLDLVLPMENSLIHSSSGNLACLSMAAAPNNVNSVLNVIANLQQQNLRVMFDVANSRLGIARELCN, via the coding sequence ATGGACTTGAGAATTGCCACATTGtttatcttttctcttcttATCTCCACCAACAGAGCCTTTGATCCCTGTGCCTCCCAATCGGACGGCTCAGACATCTCCGTCTTTCCCACCTATGGCAAATGCTCTCCGTTCGAACCACCCAAGGCCGACTCGTGGGTCAACACGGTCATGAAAATGGCCTCTAAGGACCCGGAAAGGGTCAAATACTTGGCGAGCCTTGGTTCCCAAAAGAAGGTCGTCTCTGCCCCGATAGCATCGGGTCAGCAACTTTTTAACCTCGCCAACTATGTCGTCCGAGTCCAACTCGGTACGCCGGGTCAAACCATGTTCATGGTCCTGGACACCAGCAACGACGCTGCGTGGGTCCCGTGCGCCGGTTGCACCGGGTGCTCCAACACAGCTTTTTCGACCAATACTTCGTCTACTTACGGGTCGTTGGATTGCTCCGTGCCTCAGTGCTCTCAGGTCAGAGGACTCTCGTGCCCGGAGACGGGATCCGTTCCGTGCCTCTTTAACCAATCCTACGGAGGAGATTCATCTTTCACGGCCACCCTAGTTCAGGATTCTCTCGGATTAGGCGCTGATGTAGTTCCGAACTACCATTTTGGGTGTATCAGCTCCGTCTCCGGAGGGTCAATACCACCGCAAGGGCTGTTGGGACTGGGTCGTGGACCCTTGTCCTTACTGTCACAGTCCGGGTCACTCTACTCCGGCGTGTTCTCGTACTGTCTACCCAGTTTCAAATCCTATTACTTCTCTGGGTCACTCAAACTCGGTCCCGCTAGCCAACCCAAGAACATCCGAACCACCCCACTTCTCCGGAACCCGCACCGTTCATCCTTGTACTATTTGAACCTCACCGGAATCAGCATTGGTCGTGTTCTCGTCCCCATCGCTCCCGAACATCTAGCATTCGATCCTATCACCGGCGCCGGAACTATCATAGACTCGGGCACGGTCGTGACCCGATTTGTCGAACCCATTTACACGGCTATCCGGGACGAGTTCAGGAAACAAGTGAAAGGTCCATTCTCGACGCTTGGTGTGTTCGATACGTGCTTCGCTGCCACCAGCGAAGCTGTGGCGCCCCGAGTGACGTTTCATTTCACGGGCTTGGACTTGGTGCTTCCAATGGAGAACAGCTTGATCCATAGCAGTTCTGGGAATCTGGCATGCTTGTCTATGGCGGCGGCGCCGAATAATGTGAACTCGGTGTTGAATGTTATAGCCAATCTGCAGCAGCAAAACCTTAGGGTTATGTTTGATGTTGCGAATTCTCGCTTGGGAATTGCACGTGAACTATGTAATTAg
- the LOC121260277 gene encoding uncharacterized protein LOC121260277 yields MGIDVIAQGFCKKYKHFPGGGLGSYHDARYIIICRLSGSKILKLLVRSLVLALLIVSFPWIGSIVRGFSASSQVTPEAEVGADLTNLERLPLIFRDLTNEGFLKVGEKAVFLSNGGEAKYRPLQVLRDHEMDLISITDLERQSSIQSETFDFAWTSNFPAAADFIDRTLKIGGIVAIKLSENPSVAFNGPSNYKIVYISRRFESTVMAMKKTDLAELNLATKRKLCGDTSEAKKAALKNLEDVLLEPPRAASGKSSRYLKRTRYLPDLMGDNLESYPRRVFIDVGLPEKEGGSGTNWFAKHYPTRNKDFEMYKIETVTEGKEVPQIGMSEWLKKNVRDEEYVVMKSEAEVVEEMVKSKAIRLVDELFLECKPQGHTSGKNENKYRSRRAYWECLALYGRLRDEGVAVHQWWG; encoded by the coding sequence ATGGGCATCGACGTCATTGCTCAAGGTTTCTGCAagaaatacaaacactttcCCGGAGGTGGGCTTGGATCGTACCATGATGCTCGATATATAATCATCTGCAGGCTCTCCGGTTCCAAGATTTTGAAACTTCTCGTGCGCTCCTTGGTTTTGGCGTTGCTCATTGTTTCTTTCCCATGGATAGGGTCGATTGTTAGAGGATTCTCGGCCTCTTCACAAGTCACTCCTGAGGCTGAAGTTGGAGCCGATCTGACAAATCTCGAACGTTTGCCGTTGATCTTCCGTGATTTGACTAATGAAGGCTTCCTGAAAGTGGGAGAGAAAGCTGTTTTCCTAAGCAATGGCGGGGAAGCTAAATACAGGCCGCTGCAGGTTCTAAGGGACCATGAAATGGACCTCATCTCCATCACGGATTTGGAGCGACAGAGCTCGATTCAGAGCGAAACTTTTGACTTCGCGTGGACATCTAACTTCCCAGCTGCAGCAGATTTCATTGACCGGACACTCAAGATAGGCGGCATTGTCGCCATTAAGCTCAGCGAAAATCCATCGGTTGCATTCAACGGGCCGTCGAACTATAAAATCGTCTACATCAGCCGTCGTTTCGAGTCGACCGTCATGGCCATGAAGAAAACCGATCTTGCCGAGCTCAATTTGGCCACAAAAAGGAAGCTATGTGGGGATACATCGGAAGCGAAGAAGGCTGCGCTCAAGAACCTCGAAGACGTTCTCCTTGAGCCGCCGCGGGCAGCTTCAGGGAAATCAAGCCGCTATTTGAAACGAACCAGGTACCTTCCTGATTTAATGGGCGACAACCTTGAGAGCTACCCACGGCGTGTGTTCATAGACGTTGGATTACCAGAGAAGGAAGGCGGAAGCGGAACGAATTGGTTCGCGAAGCATTATCCGACGAGGAATAAGGACTTCGAGATGTACAAGATCGAGACAGTGACGGAAGGCAAGGAGGTCCCGCAAATCGGGATGTCGGAGTGGTTGAAGAAGAATGTAAGAGACGAGGAGTACGTGGTGATGAAGTCAGAGGCGGAAGTAGTGGAAGAGATGGTGAAGAGCAAGGCGATAAGGTTGGTGGACGAGCTATTCTTGGAATGCAAGCCGCAAGGTCACACTAGTGGGaagaatgaaaacaaatatAGGAGCCGAAGGGCTTACTGGGAATGCTTGGCACTGTACGGACGGCTGAGGGATGAAGGTGTTGCGGTGCACCAGTGGTGGGGTTga
- the LOC121259635 gene encoding mitochondrial uncoupling protein 4-like has product MGLKGFVEGGIASIVAGCSTHPLDLIKVRMQLQGEKLHAPNPQPVQSLRPALAFHHPSATVPTTTLHVPPQVAPPLRLGGPISVGVRIFQTEGVAALFSGVSATVLRQTLYSTTRMGLYDVLKHKWTDPDSDQFPLLRKISAGLIAGAVGAAVGNPADVAMVRMQADGRLPAAQRRNYASVVDAITRMSKQEGVASLWRGSALTVNRAMIVTASQLASYDQFKEMILEKQVMNDGLGTHVTASFAAGFVAAVASNPVDVIKTRVMNMKVEPGAAPPYSGAVDCAIKTIRVEGPMALYKGFIPTVCRQGPFTVVLFVTLEQVRKILKEF; this is encoded by the coding sequence ATGGGTCTCAAGGGTTTCGTCGAAGGCGGTATTGCTTCCATTGTCGCTGGCTGTTCCACTCACCCTCTGGATCTGATCAAAGTCCGCATGCAACTACAGGGTGAGAAACTTCACGCTCCCAACCCACAGCCCGTCCAAAGTCTCCGCCCCGCATTGGCTTTCCACCACCCCTCTGCCACTGTGCCCACCACCACCCTCCATGTTCCACCACAGGTGGCGCCGCCTCTTCGCCTTGGAGGACCCATCTCCGTCGGTGTACGAATTTTCCAGACCGAAGGCGTGGCCGCCTTGTTTTCCGGGGTCTCCGCTACCGTGCTCCGCCAAACACTCTATTCCACCACCCGCATGGGCCTCTACGACGTTCTCAAACACAAGTGGACCGACCCGGACTCGGATCAATTCCCATTGCTGCGCAAAATATCAGCCGGTTTGATTGCCGGTGCTGTCGGCGCGGCCGTCGGGAACCCAGCTGACGTTGCCATGGTCCGAATGCAAGCTGACGGGCGGCTCCCGGCGGCTCAACGGCGCAACTATGCGAGCGTGGTCGATGCGATCACGCGCATGTCGAAGCAGGAAGGCGTGGCAAGCCTATGGCGCGGCTCGGCTCTTACCGTGAACCGTGCCATGATCGTGACGGCTTCGCAGCTGGCGTCGTACGACCAGTTCAAGGAGATGATCTTGGAGAAGCAAGTGATGAACGACGGGTTAGGGACCCACGTGACGGCGAGTTTCGCAGCAGGTTTTGTAGCGGCGGTGGCGTCGAACCCGGTGGACGTGATCAAAACTCGGGTAATGAATATGAAGGTGGAGCCAGGGGCGGCCCCTCCTTACAGTGGGGCCGTGGACTGTGCTATTAAGACGATAAGGGTTGAGGGCCCCATGGCTCTGTACAAGGGGTTTATACCCACTGTATGTAGGCAGGGACCCTTCACCGTGGTGTTGTTTGTGACACTCGAGCAAGTCAGGAAGATACTCAAAGAGTTCtaa